From a single Collibacillus ludicampi genomic region:
- the tnpC gene encoding IS66 family transposase — translation MKNHTPNPTPTTIEDLQKERDLLKNQIAELTAKLKWYEEQFRLSQQRRFGSSSERTNADQLELFNEAEVEADPTVEEPTLETITYRRSKKRGHRETQLENLPVETIEYRLPSEEQVCSCCGGSLHEMSTEIRQELKIIPAEVKVVKHVRYVYSCRRCEREETSTPIVTASMPAPVFPGSLASSSSMAYIMSQKYVESMPLYRQEQQFASLGIELSRQTLANWILYGANTWLSLLYDRMREHLLKQDILHADETTLQVLREPGRAAQTTSYLWLYRTGREGPAIILYDYQTTRASKHPRQFLSGFKGYLHVDGYAGYHGIPDVTLVGCWAHARRKFDEALKALPESKRSSPVAAKEGLNFCNQLFAIERDLKECTPEERYQIRQERSRPVLDAFLAWLRTQKPKVLPKSAFGQAILYCLNQWEKLEAFLQDGRLEIDNNRSERAIKPFVIGRKNWLFSNTPRGAKASAIIYSIIETAKENGLHPYFYLTYLFEKLPNLDMKDKDSLDQLLPWSESLPLTCRAIKKNT, via the coding sequence ATGAAAAATCATACGCCGAACCCGACCCCTACTACAATTGAAGATCTCCAAAAAGAACGCGATCTGCTGAAAAATCAAATTGCTGAACTCACTGCCAAACTGAAGTGGTATGAGGAGCAGTTTCGTCTTAGCCAACAGCGCCGGTTTGGCTCTTCGAGCGAACGAACGAATGCCGATCAGCTTGAGCTTTTTAATGAAGCCGAGGTGGAGGCCGATCCCACTGTAGAGGAGCCTACCCTCGAAACCATTACGTATCGCCGTTCGAAAAAACGCGGCCACCGGGAAACCCAGCTTGAAAACCTGCCTGTGGAGACGATCGAGTATCGCCTGCCATCTGAGGAGCAGGTTTGTTCGTGTTGCGGTGGTTCTTTGCATGAAATGAGCACGGAGATACGGCAAGAGCTGAAGATTATTCCGGCCGAAGTCAAAGTGGTCAAGCATGTCCGTTACGTCTACTCCTGCCGCCGTTGTGAGCGTGAGGAGACAAGTACGCCGATAGTCACAGCCTCTATGCCTGCCCCCGTCTTTCCGGGGAGTTTGGCTTCTTCTTCCAGTATGGCCTATATCATGAGTCAAAAATATGTGGAGAGCATGCCTCTCTACCGACAAGAGCAACAGTTTGCAAGCCTGGGGATTGAGTTGTCTCGTCAGACCCTGGCCAACTGGATCCTCTACGGAGCGAATACCTGGTTGAGTCTGCTCTATGATCGCATGCGCGAGCACTTACTCAAGCAGGACATTCTGCACGCAGACGAGACGACCTTACAAGTGCTCCGCGAACCGGGTCGGGCCGCACAGACGACTTCTTATCTATGGCTGTACCGCACCGGGAGAGAAGGTCCGGCCATCATCCTCTATGACTACCAGACGACACGGGCGAGCAAACACCCGCGTCAGTTTCTTTCCGGTTTCAAAGGGTACCTGCACGTCGATGGCTATGCGGGTTACCATGGGATACCGGATGTGACCCTGGTCGGTTGTTGGGCTCACGCCCGGCGCAAATTCGATGAGGCACTCAAGGCGCTGCCTGAATCGAAGCGCTCGTCACCGGTAGCAGCCAAAGAGGGACTCAATTTCTGCAATCAACTCTTTGCGATTGAACGGGACTTAAAGGAGTGCACGCCTGAGGAACGTTACCAAATCCGTCAAGAACGCAGCCGCCCTGTGTTGGATGCTTTTTTGGCATGGCTACGTACCCAGAAACCGAAAGTGTTGCCCAAAAGTGCGTTCGGTCAGGCAATCTTGTATTGTCTGAACCAGTGGGAAAAATTAGAGGCGTTTTTACAAGATGGGCGATTGGAGATCGATAACAACCGAAGTGAACGCGCGATCAAACCGTTTGTGATCGGTCGCAAAAACTGGTTGTTCTCCAATACCCCGCGTGGTGCAAAGGCGAGTGCGATCATTTACAGTATCATAGAGACAGCGAAAGAAAATGGATTACATCCCTATTTCTATCTTACCTATCTCTTTGAGAAACTACCTAACCTAGATATGAAAGACAAAGATTCCTTAGATCAGCTTCTCCCTTGGTCAGAAAGCCTACCGCTTACCTGCCGGGCTATAAAAAAGAATACGTAA
- a CDS encoding GrpB family protein, producing MLFKQQKERIKELLPDADVQHVGSTAIPGTITKGDLDIQVRVTADCFPDAVKTLTKLYELNDGSIQTDCFRAFKDDTLDPPLGVQLTVIGSEHDIFYKIRDVLLNNPMYRKPLVLH from the coding sequence ATTCTTTTCAAACAACAAAAAGAACGAATCAAAGAGTTATTACCTGATGCAGATGTTCAACATGTCGGAAGTACAGCAATTCCGGGTACTATAACAAAAGGAGATTTGGATATTCAGGTTCGCGTAACTGCTGATTGTTTTCCTGATGCTGTAAAAACATTGACTAAGTTATATGAACTTAATGACGGTAGCATACAAACTGATTGTTTCAGAGCCTTTAAGGATGACACTCTTGACCCACCATTAGGAGTTCAATTGACTGTAATCGGTTCTGAACACGATATATTTTATAAAATTAGGGATGTTTTATTAAACAACCCAATGTATAGGAAACCACTAGTGTTGCATTAA
- a CDS encoding IS4 family transposase, producing MDKDKDTLLSAFGKWVEPLFQCNFQEKVDQNQQDKYAKKLTTKSYVLLFLHAILQKRESLRAVAADILNPHMQEFLQLDSISYSQLSRKHRQVDTDLLAHLFFSLVGKIQCMAANPAGRKPYKIIDSTTISLCLSKYRWASFRKTKAGIKIHVSLAFVDHDEVYPEQIRLTTAKPNDITQMDSLIDDSEAIYVFDRGYVDYKKFDDYCRRGIGFVTRLKDNATFYLLESQVLHESPVLADTKVLLGSPQKPMDHVLRLVEAKDSQGNDIRIITNCFDLSAEEISDIYRTRWAIELFFKWMKQHLRIKTFYGLSETAVWNQVYLALITYCLMILMKMQIQTTKSLLELLRSLKAFLWCDYIEWFKYNRSSKKRRR from the coding sequence ATGGACAAGGATAAGGATACCCTACTTTCGGCATTTGGTAAATGGGTTGAACCACTTTTTCAGTGTAATTTTCAAGAAAAAGTAGATCAAAACCAACAAGATAAATACGCTAAGAAGCTTACTACGAAATCTTACGTCCTGTTATTTCTGCACGCCATCTTGCAAAAACGTGAAAGTTTACGTGCCGTTGCGGCAGATATCTTGAATCCTCATATGCAAGAATTCTTGCAATTAGATTCCATCAGCTATTCGCAACTTTCACGGAAACACCGTCAGGTGGATACCGATCTACTCGCTCATCTGTTTTTTTCTTTAGTTGGAAAAATCCAATGCATGGCTGCTAACCCTGCCGGGCGGAAGCCATACAAAATCATAGACTCAACTACGATCAGTTTATGTTTATCAAAATACCGCTGGGCGAGCTTTCGGAAAACCAAAGCGGGAATAAAAATCCACGTGAGCTTGGCATTTGTCGATCATGATGAAGTCTATCCTGAACAGATTCGTCTAACGACGGCGAAGCCTAATGACATCACACAAATGGATTCCTTGATTGATGATTCGGAAGCCATCTATGTGTTTGATCGTGGTTATGTCGATTACAAGAAATTTGATGATTATTGCCGTAGGGGAATAGGCTTTGTTACCCGTTTGAAGGACAATGCAACGTTCTACCTTCTGGAATCTCAAGTGCTTCATGAGAGTCCTGTCCTTGCGGACACAAAAGTGTTGCTAGGATCCCCTCAAAAGCCCATGGATCACGTACTTCGACTGGTCGAGGCAAAGGATTCACAGGGCAATGACATAAGAATTATTACCAACTGTTTTGATTTGTCAGCAGAAGAGATCAGTGACATATATCGTACACGATGGGCAATCGAATTGTTTTTTAAATGGATGAAACAACATTTGAGAATCAAAACGTTTTATGGTCTCTCCGAAACGGCGGTTTGGAACCAAGTGTATCTTGCTTTGATCACCTATTGTCTGATGATTCTAATGAAGATGCAAATTCAAACTACCAAAAGCTTATTGGAGTTGCTTCGAAGTCTAAAGGCCTTCTTATGGTGCGATTACATAGAATGGTTCAAGTACAATAGATCATCGAAAAAAAGGCGAAGGTAA
- a CDS encoding beta-class carbonic anhydrase has protein sequence MKLLERILEHNHRFVEDREFEKYETTKYPDKKLVVLSCMDTRLTELLPRAMGLRNGDAKIIKDAGATVVHPFGSVMRSILVAIYELGAEEVCVIGHHGCGMGNIDPSRTLDNMVSRGVSATTIQTIQRSGIDLHAWLRGFDCVEDSVRHSVDVIKNHPLLISGIPVHGLVIDPETGKLDLIVNGYTDQ, from the coding sequence ATGAAGCTTTTGGAAAGGATTTTGGAGCACAATCACCGGTTCGTCGAGGACAGGGAGTTCGAGAAATATGAGACGACAAAATATCCCGACAAGAAGCTGGTCGTCCTTTCATGCATGGACACGAGACTGACGGAGCTTCTCCCGCGGGCGATGGGGCTGAGAAACGGGGATGCGAAAATCATAAAGGACGCGGGTGCTACCGTCGTGCATCCCTTCGGAAGCGTGATGCGAAGCATTTTGGTCGCGATTTACGAGTTGGGAGCGGAAGAGGTTTGCGTCATCGGTCATCACGGGTGCGGCATGGGCAATATCGATCCGAGCAGAACTTTGGATAACATGGTAAGTCGAGGGGTTTCCGCAACGACTATACAAACGATTCAGCGCTCAGGGATTGACCTACACGCATGGCTTCGCGGCTTCGACTGCGTTGAGGACAGTGTACGTCACAGCGTCGATGTAATCAAAAACCACCCGCTGTTGATCTCGGGCATTCCCGTGCACGGGCTGGTCATCGATCCCGAGACGGGCAAGCTCGATCTGATCGTTAACGGATATACCGATCAGTAA
- a CDS encoding TetR/AcrR family transcriptional regulator, giving the protein MKERKTSGVYEKILEATIRCLAETGSNAVSLRDIAKLANVALSQIHYYFENKESLLIEAASYAIRKGVEGLREELSNATSVDERIKKASHYLRSNHVLGSDWQKVYFDLLVISIWNPNMAKAMKQRQEELVQVILAEDMQIGIQDTGMARLVLAALDGLALQFFQGARREEIAAAYDQLEKALLTFVSIRNR; this is encoded by the coding sequence TTGAAGGAACGAAAAACATCGGGTGTATATGAAAAGATATTGGAGGCTACTATTCGTTGTTTAGCCGAAACGGGATCGAATGCTGTCAGTCTGCGTGACATCGCGAAGCTTGCGAACGTGGCTTTGAGCCAAATTCACTATTACTTCGAGAATAAGGAAAGCCTTCTGATCGAAGCGGCATCATATGCGATTCGTAAAGGGGTAGAAGGGTTGCGCGAGGAATTGAGCAACGCTACCTCTGTAGATGAAAGAATCAAAAAGGCTAGTCATTATTTGCGATCGAATCATGTACTCGGATCCGACTGGCAAAAAGTGTACTTTGATCTTTTGGTCATATCGATTTGGAATCCAAATATGGCTAAAGCTATGAAACAACGGCAAGAAGAACTTGTGCAAGTGATTCTCGCAGAGGATATGCAAATAGGAATCCAAGATACCGGGATGGCAAGATTAGTTCTGGCCGCTTTAGACGGTTTGGCTCTACAGTTTTTTCAAGGCGCACGACGGGAAGAGATCGCGGCGGCATACGACCAACTTGAGAAAGCTTTACTAACGTTTGTATCCATACGAAATCGTTAG
- a CDS encoding cytochrome P450 yields the protein MVQLAKNAPVVGSFEEFVRDPLTLLVKARDVGDVVKLVSAEIEYPYLVSNPDMIHEVLITKHDSFIKSKNLQVLKLWVGEGILTSEGERHRKDRQVMQPFFNMKHISAYAPTMVKFTEKMLTRWQDGEIRDITKEMMDVTLEIITDTMFGTSVIDKNENGLRELIDEGHRLITEKIRMEGHEPPEETQKRNLALQQGLERLNQIIYAIIEERRNQPENKRHDLLSSLLRTGMTDKQLRDQVITIFLAGHETTANTLAWTWYLLSQHPEVEKKFHEELRRVLNCQAPTYESLTDLTYTRMIIQESMRLYPAAWSIGRIAKEDVVIGEYEFKKGEWFMMSQYAVHRDPKWYKNPDEFIPERFTGDFLKTIPTYAYFPFGGGPRVCIGNNFALMEATLLLATIGQQFKLELAEGAVVEPEPLITLVPKGLRMRVLKRLLT from the coding sequence ATGGTTCAACTTGCCAAAAACGCTCCAGTCGTTGGCAGCTTCGAAGAGTTTGTGAGAGATCCTCTCACTCTCCTGGTAAAAGCCAGAGATGTCGGTGATGTAGTTAAACTTGTTTCCGCTGAGATCGAATATCCCTATCTTGTTTCAAATCCTGATATGATTCATGAAGTCCTGATTACAAAGCATGATAGCTTTATAAAATCCAAAAATCTACAAGTGTTAAAATTGTGGGTAGGAGAAGGAATTCTCACCAGCGAAGGGGAAAGACACCGAAAAGATCGTCAGGTCATGCAACCTTTTTTCAACATGAAACATATTAGCGCTTATGCACCGACAATGGTGAAGTTTACCGAAAAGATGTTGACTCGTTGGCAAGACGGCGAGATTCGAGATATCACGAAAGAGATGATGGATGTAACATTAGAAATTATTACAGATACCATGTTCGGAACATCGGTTATCGACAAAAATGAGAACGGCCTTCGTGAACTGATCGATGAAGGGCACAGACTGATCACAGAGAAAATTCGCATGGAAGGTCACGAACCACCGGAGGAAACACAAAAGCGCAACCTCGCTTTACAACAAGGGCTTGAAAGGCTCAATCAGATTATTTACGCCATTATTGAAGAACGCCGGAATCAACCGGAAAACAAGCGCCACGATTTGTTATCCAGTTTATTGCGTACAGGTATGACCGACAAACAACTGCGCGATCAAGTGATTACGATTTTCTTGGCAGGCCATGAGACAACCGCGAATACTTTAGCATGGACGTGGTACTTGTTATCCCAACATCCGGAAGTCGAAAAGAAATTCCATGAAGAACTCCGACGCGTCCTTAACTGTCAAGCTCCTACCTATGAAAGCCTAACGGATCTCACTTATACTCGAATGATTATTCAAGAGTCTATGCGGTTGTACCCGGCAGCATGGTCCATCGGTCGTATCGCAAAGGAAGACGTCGTCATCGGGGAGTATGAATTCAAAAAAGGCGAATGGTTTATGATGAGTCAATATGCGGTACATCGAGACCCCAAATGGTATAAGAATCCTGATGAGTTCATACCGGAGCGATTTACAGGCGATTTTTTGAAGACAATACCGACTTATGCATACTTCCCATTTGGTGGGGGACCGCGCGTGTGTATCGGAAACAACTTTGCCTTAATGGAAGCAACACTTTTATTGGCAACGATTGGTCAACAATTTAAACTGGAATTGGCAGAAGGAGCAGTCGTAGAACCGGAACCGTTAATCACACTGGTTCCAAAAGGGTTACGAATGCGTGTACTCAAACGATTGTTAACTTGA
- the tnpA gene encoding IS66 family insertion sequence element accessory protein TnpA, whose protein sequence is MSHAELRKEWEVRIAAFRASGQSASAWCRAHQLKLHQFRYWLRKFEHKEAAVTPSSKWISVEVDGQTDESRNTLLVRVGQVTVEIQPGFDPALLADVVRTLQTLC, encoded by the coding sequence ATGTCCCATGCAGAATTAAGAAAAGAGTGGGAGGTACGGATCGCTGCTTTTCGGGCTAGCGGACAGAGTGCATCAGCTTGGTGTAGAGCTCATCAGTTGAAGCTTCATCAGTTCCGGTATTGGCTCCGGAAGTTTGAACACAAAGAAGCCGCTGTGACCCCATCATCCAAGTGGATATCGGTAGAAGTGGACGGGCAGACTGACGAGTCTAGAAACACCTTGCTCGTTAGAGTAGGGCAAGTAACCGTAGAGATCCAGCCTGGCTTTGATCCTGCCCTGCTGGCCGACGTCGTGCGAACACTCCAAACGTTATGCTAA
- the tnpB gene encoding IS66 family insertion sequence element accessory protein TnpB (TnpB, as the term is used for proteins encoded by IS66 family insertion elements, is considered an accessory protein, since TnpC, encoded by a neighboring gene, is a DDE family transposase.), with translation MLSEASVERVYLAYGSTDLRKSIDGLAVLVKEEFELDPFSPCLFVFCNRKRDKLKILHWEHNGFWLYYRRLEKGKFQWPEEASAVPLKISRRELRWLLDGLSLEQRQAHPAVTARTIL, from the coding sequence ATGCTAAGCGAAGCTAGTGTAGAGCGAGTATATCTGGCCTACGGAAGCACCGATCTACGGAAATCGATTGACGGGTTAGCTGTGCTCGTCAAGGAAGAGTTTGAACTCGACCCTTTCTCGCCCTGTCTCTTCGTTTTCTGCAATCGAAAGCGAGATAAACTGAAGATTCTTCATTGGGAACACAACGGTTTCTGGCTCTATTACCGCCGATTAGAGAAAGGAAAATTTCAGTGGCCGGAAGAAGCGAGCGCCGTACCGTTGAAAATTAGTCGTCGGGAGTTGCGTTGGCTACTCGATGGTCTATCTCTCGAACAGCGACAAGCTCACCCTGCCGTCACTGCGCGTACGA